CCATCACCAGCTTGGCGCCATCCTTGGCGATACCGCCCTGTTCGTACTTGCGGCCCACCATGAAGCCGGTGATGTTCTGCAGGAACACCAACGGGATGTTGCGCTGGGTGCACAGCTCGATGAAGTGCGCGCCCTTCAGTGCCGACTCGGAGAACAGGATGCCGTTGTTGGCGATGATGCCGATCGGGTAGCCGTTCAGATGGGCGAAGCCGGTGACCAGCGTGGCGCCGTAGCGCGGCTTGAATTCATCGAAGCGCGAGCCATCGACCAGCCGCGCGATGACTTCGCGCACATCGTAGGGCTTGCGCGTATCGGCGGGAATCACCCCGTACAGATCATGCGCCGGCAGCAGCGGTTCTTCCGATTGCTGCACCGCCATCGCCGGTTCCGGCTTGCGCCAGTTCAACTGGGCAATGATCGCGCGAACGCGTGCCAGTGCCTGCAGGTCGTTGTCGGCCATGTGGTCGGCCACGCCGGAAATGCGCGTATGCACGTCGGCGCCGCCCAGTTCCTCGGCCGTCACCACTTCACCGGTCGCCGCCTTCACCAGCGGCGGGCCGCCCAGGAAGATCGTGCCTTGTTCGCGCACGATCACCGTTTCATCGCTCATCGCCGGCACGTAGGCGCCGCCAGCAGTGCAGCTGCCCATCACGCAGGCGATCTGCGGGATGCCCTGCGCGGACAGGTTGGCCTGGTTGTAGAAGATGCGGCCGAAATGATCGCGGTCCGGGAACACCTCGTCCTGCAGCGGCAGGAACGCACCACCGGAATCGACCAGGTAGATGCAGGGCAGGTGGTTCTGCTCGGCGATCTCCTGCGCGCGCAGGTGCTTCTTCACCGTCATCGGGTAATAGGTACCGCCCTTCACCGTGGCATCGTTGGCCACGATCAAGCATTCCACGCCGCTCACCCGGCCGATGCCGGCCACCACGCCGGCAGCGGGCACGGCATCGTCATACATGCCGTGCGCGGCCAGCGGCGCGATTTCCAGGAAGGCGCTGCCGGGGTCGAGCAGCGCATCGATGCGGTCGCGCACCAGCAGCTTGCCGCGTGCGGTGTGCTTGGTCCGCGCCGCTTCATTGCCGCCCAGCGCGGTGCGCGCCAGGGTGGCATGCAGGTCATCAACGACGGCCTGCATGGCCGCGCGGTTGCTTTCAAACGTTTCGCTGCCCGGTTGCAGCTGGCTGGTGAGGACGGTCATGGCGGTGGCCTTACAGGGTGCGCTGGAACAGTTCGCGGCCGATCAGCATGCGGCGGATCTCCGACGTGCCGGCGCCGATTTCATACAGCTTGGCATCGCGCCACAGACGGCCGGTCGGGTATTCGTTGATGTAGCCGTTGCCGCCCAGGATCTGGATGGCCTGGCCGGTCAGCCAGGTGGCTTTCTCGGCGGCATACAGGATGGCGCCCGCGGCGTCCTGGCGGGTGGTGCGGCCCTGGTCGCAGGCGCGCGCCACGGCATAGACGTAGGCGCGGCAGGCGCCCAGCCCCACGTACATGTCAGCGATCTTGGCCTGGATCAGCTGGAAGCTGCCGATGGCCTCACCGAACTGGTGGCGCTCGTGCACGTAGGGCATCACCACGTCCATGGCCGCGGCCATCAGGCCCAGCGGGCCGCCGGACAGCACCACGCGCTCGTAATCCAGGCCGGACATCAGCACGCGCACGCCGCCGCCCACCTGGCCCAGCACGTTCTCTTCCGGCACTTCGCAGTCCTGGAACACCAGCTCGCAGGTGGGCGAGGAACGCATGCCCAGCTTGTCCAGCTTCTGTGCGGTGGAGAACCCCTTCGTGCCCTTTTCAACCAGGAACGCGGTGATGCCCTTGGCGCCGGCCTCCATGTCGGTTTTGGCGTAGACCACCAGCACATCGGCATCCGGGCCGTTGGTGATCCACATCTTGTTGCCGTTGAGCACGTAGCGGTCGCCGCGCTTGTCGGCACGCAGCTTCATCGACACCACGTCCGAACCCGCGCCCGGTTCGCTCATCGCCAGCGCGCCGACCTTGGCGCCGCTGCACAGGTCGGGCAGGAAGCGCTGCTTCTGTTCCTCGCTGCCGTTCTTGCGCAGCTGGTTCACGCACAGGTTGGAGTGCGCGCCGTAGGACAGGCCGATGCCGCCGGAGGCGCGCGAAATCTCTTCCATCGCCACCACGTGGGCCAGGTAGCCCATGCCGGTGCCGCCGTATGCTTCTTCCACGGTGAGGCCCAGCAGGCCCTGTTCGCCCAGCTTCGGCCACAGCGCCAGCGGGAACTGGTTGCTGGCATCGGCCTCGGCGGCCAGCGGAGCGACCTCGGCAGCGGCAAAATGGGCCACGCTCTGGCGCAGCAGGTCGATCTCTTCGCCAAGATCGAAGTTCAGGGATGGCACGTGCATTGCGGCGGCTCCACGAGGAAGGTGGGGGAATGGACGCACCCGTCAGGGGGAGGCTGGTGGCTGTTGAAGGCAGCGGCCAGCACGGGCGATGGCCCCAGCGTAGCGGGGTTCGGGAAAGAAGTGAACACAAATTCAAAAATTGAAACTAGAATCAGGATATGGCCTACAAACGCTCTGCATTGATGGAAGAACGCTTGGCCGGGGCCCGTGAACGGATCCTGCTGGCGACCCGCGAGCTGGTCGCGGCCGGCGGCTGGCGCAATGCCCCGGTGACCGCCGTGGCGACCCAGGCAGGCGTGTCCACCGGGCTGATCTACCGGCACTTCCCGTCCAAGGCCGAGCTGTTCGTGGAGGTACTGAACGCCGCCGTGGCCCACGAGGTGGAGATCATGGAACGCATCGCCAGCGGCCCCGAAGTGGCCAGCGAGCGCCTGCGCCTGGCCATCACCGCCTTCGTCCGCCGCGCCCTGGCCGGGCCGGGGCTGGCCCACGCCTTCATCGTCGAACCGGTGGACCCGGACGTGGAAGCCGAGCGCATGCGCGGGCGCCGCGCCTTTGGTGATGTATTCCTGCGCCTGGTGGAAGAGGGCGTGGCCGCCGGCGAGCTGCCCGCGCAGGACGCACATGCCACCGCCGCCTGCCTGGTGGGGGCGTTCACCGAAGCGATGGTCGGCCCGACCGCACCCAGCCGCGAAGCGCACCGCGATGAGGGCGCGCTGGTGGACGCCATCTGCAGCTTCTGCCTGCGCGCGATTGGCGCCCCCGTCACCCGGTAGCGCCGGCCGCTGGCCGACGGCGATTGTTGGCGGGGTCAGATCCCTTCTGCGATGCAAAAGGGATCTGACCCCATCCCGCGCGCATGCTGCGCCGCACCAGCATCGACGCCTGTTGTCGCACGCAGAGCGCGTTCTATACTCGCCTCATCACGCAGTCGCTCAGCCGTGGTCCAACGACTATCAGCCAGGGGTAACGAAGAGTGCGGAATTACGATCTGGAGTTCCTGAAACGCTTCTCCATGGTGATCGCGCTGCTGGCAGCCATCACGCTCGGCCTCATCCTTCTGGCGGCCTACATCCACACCCGCATTCCGCCCGAGGTGTCGCCCACCGCGGCCAAGCGCACCGAGCAGCGCATTTCGCCCACCGGCGCGGTGTATGCCGGCAGTACCGGCGCCGCCGCACAGGCTGCAGCCAAGGCCGCCGCACTGGCCAAGGCCGCTTCACAGGTGGCCTACGGCGGCACCAAGGATGGCAAGGTCATCTTCGACAACCTGTGCACCGCCTGCCACACCACCGGCGTCGGCCAGGCGCCCACGCTTGACCATGCGCATTGGGACCAGCGCCTGGCCCAAGGCAAGGACACCCTCTACAAGCACGCCATCGAAGGCTACACCGGCCCCGACGGCGGCATCATGCCGCCCAAGGGCGGCAACCCGGCGCTCACCGAAGAACAGATCCACGCCACCGTGGATTGGATGCTGGGTAACCTGAAATAGGCGTCAACACCCGGAACGGCGGAATGGGGATCGTGGGATCGTGGGATCGCAGATCGTCGGTCGTGGGATCGTGGGTCGGGAATCGTGGGGTCGGGGGGTAGAGTCGACTGTCAGTCGACTATCGCGCGCAGCGCGGGCTTTTCGGCCACGTTGGCAAGAGCAGTCGACTAACAGTCGACTCTACCCCCGGTTCCGGTTCCGGTTTCCCCGCGCCCCCCGCCGGTCGCCGGTCGCCGCCGTTGCGCCCCCGCGCTTTGCCCACCAAGGCCTGATCGCCCAGAGTGCCCCGCGCTGCAAGCGGGCCTGCACATTTCGGGGTTAGTCTGTGCGCCCATTTCGTGGAGTCGCCCGTCGATGCGCCGCCGTTCCCTCGCCCTTGCCCTGTCCCTGCTGCTGCCGGCCACCACTTTTGCCCAGGCCCAGTCGCAGGCCGCGCCGACCTCGACCCCGTCCGCCGCACGCAGCAAGGCGCCGGTCGTACTGACCACCGCGCCGGCCGACTGGCGCGCGCTGGACGGCCAGCACGTGCGCATCGCCGCCCCGCTCACCCTGGCCGGCACCGATGGCCTGGAACGCTTCGGCCAGCTCACCGTGGCCTTCGATGGCCGCCTCTGGCAGCCCACCGAAGTGGCCGCGCCGGGCACGGCCGGCATCGAACAGGTGATGGCCGACAACCAGCGCCGCCGCCTGGTGCTGGATGACGGCAGCGATGCACGCGACCCGGGCAGCGTGCCGTACCTGGCCGGCAACCCGGTGCTGCGCACCGGCATGCAGCTGCGCAACGTGGAAGGCATCGTGCGGGTGGATGCACAGGGCCGTCCCAGCCTGCAGGTGCAGGGCACGCTGAAGCTGCCGGACCTGCAGCGCCCGGCGGTGCCCAAGGTGGCCGGCGACCTGCATATCGCCGCCTTCAACCTGGAGAACTTCTTCAACGGTGACGGTCAGGGCGGTGGCTTCCCGACCCTGCGCGGCGCGCGCACGCTGGACGAACACAAGGCCCAGGTGGCCAAGCTGGTGGCAACCATCAGCGCGCTCGACGCTGATATCGCCGCACTGATGGAACTGGAAAACGATGGTTACGGCCTGCAGTCCGCCATCGCCGAACTGCTTGCGGCGCTCAACGCCAACCTCGAACCAGCCCAGCAATGGGCCATGGTCGATGCCGGCGAAGGCCCGGGCACCAATCCCATCCGCGTTGGCATCATCTACCGCAGGAGCCAGTTCAAGCCGTTGGGCGGTCCGCTGACCAAACTGGATGGTCCGTTCGCCGAACACAGCCGCGCGCCGCTGGCGCAGGCCTTCCAGGGCAATGGCGCCCCGTTCCTGGTGGTGGCCAACCATTTCAAGTCCAAGGGTTGCCGCGATGCCAGCGGTGCCGACGCCGACCAGAACGATGGGCAGGGCTGCTGGAATGCCACCCGCGTGGAGTCGGCGCACCAGCTCAACCAGTGGGTGAATGCCGAAGCGGCGCGCCTGAAGGTCAAGGACATCGTGCTGCTGGGCGACTTCAATGCGTATGCGCAGGAAGACCCGATCCGCACCCTGCATGACCTGGGCTGGCAGGACGCCTTCAAGGTGGCCAAGGTCGAACATCCCTACAGCTACGTCTACAACGGCTACACCGGCCGCCTCGATCACGCGCTGCTGAGCCCGGGCATGGCCAAGCGCCTGCGCGGTGCCGCCGAATGGCACAGCAACGCCGACGAACAGGACGCCAGCGGCTACCAGGGCCGCAACGTGCCGGGCCCGTGGCGCAGCTCCGACCACGACCCACTGCTGCTGGGCTTCGGGAAATAACGTTCAAGCGCGGGGTCAGAGCCCATTCCAACGGAATGGGCTCTGACCCCGATACACCCGCTCACCCCCAGGCGATCAATCCGATCGCCACCACCGCCAGCGCCAGGCCGGCGCGGTTCCACTTCGTGGTGGCCTCGCCGAAGGCGAACACGCCCACCAGCGCACCCAGCACCACCACGCCGATGTTCATGCCGGCGAACACGGTGGCCGGGCTGTCCGGCATCGCCTGGTGCGCGTGTACATAGAAGAGGATGTTGCCGCCGTTGAGCAGGCCCAGCAGCGCACCGGCCCCCAGGTTGCGCCACGCCAGCCGGCTGCGGCCGCTGGCATGCCGCCACAGCTGCAGCGCCAGCATCAGCACGAAGGCCACGCTGAAGCTGGCCAGCACCGCCGCCATCGACGGCGTGCCCGACAGCGCCACCTGCTTGAGCAGCACGTCCACCGCCGCAAAGCCCCCCCACACGCCCAGCAACCAGCCCCAGCCACCGGCCGATGCAGTCACCGTCGGCCCGCGCGGGCGCAGGCTGATGGCCACCATCGCCACCAGGCCAAGCCCCAGGCCGGCCAGCTTCCACGCCGTGGCGGTCTGGCCGAAGAACAGGAAGGCGGCGGCCAGTGACAGCAGCAGCGACAGGCGCTGGGCCACATCGCTGCGCACGATGCCGGCCACGGCCACTGCGCGGCCCAGCACCAGGAAGATCGACGGCAGCACCACCGCCAGCGCCAGCAGCGAAACCCACGGCGCATGCGGCGCACGCAGCGCGTCCAGCGGCGGCTGCAGCACCACGGCAGTGAGGGTGGCGGCTACCAGATAATTCCAGGTCACCATCTGCGGCACGTCCAGCGCGCGGCGGTTGGCCAGCTTCAACAACACCGAAACCAGCACACTGCAGATCACGGCCAGGGACAGGTAGAGCATGGGGCGGGCACAGGGCAGGGGCGGGGGACGCTATCATGGTGCCATGCACAAGCCCTCGTTCCCCGTCGCCCCCGGCGAAACCGCCTGCCTCGTACTGGATGGCCCGGTCGGCCCGCTGGAAGTGGTCGTCGACCTGCCCAAGGCCGATGTGCCGGTGCAGCCGATCGTGGCCATCATCTGCCACCCGCTGTCCACCGAAGGCGGCACCCTGCACAACAAGGTGGTCACCATGGCCGCCACCACCCTGCGCGAGCTGGGCATTGCCACGGTGCGCTTCAACTTCCGCAGTGTCGGCAGCTCCGCAGGCAGCTTCGACCATGGCGTGGGCGAACAGGATGACCTCAAGGCTGTCACCGCCTGGGTGCGCAGCCAGCGTCCGGACGACCGCCTGTGGCTGGCCGGTTTCAGCTTCGGTTCCTTCGTTTCGCTGAAGGCCGCGGGCGAGCTGCAGCCCGAAGCGCTGATCTCGATCGCGCCGCCGGCCGGCCGCTGGGATTTCAGCGGCGTGCAGCCGCCGGCCCGCTGGCTGGTCATCCAGGGCGAGCAGGACGAGATCGTCGACCCGCAGGCCGTCTATCAGTGGCTGGACACGCTGGGCGCGCCGCACGAGCTGGTGCGCATGCCCGAAACCAGCCACTTCTTCCACCGCAAGCTGATCGACCTGCGCGGTGCGCTCACCCACGGCGTCAAGCACTGGCTGGGCGCGGCGGCATGAGCGAGCAGGCGTTGACCCCGTCGCAGCGGTACGCGGCCGGGGTTGCCAGCGGCGACTGGCAGGACGACCCGGCCCAGCACGCGGCCCTGGCCGAACTGGACCGCATCCACCTGGGCCTGGTCGACAGCGCCGAGGACGGCTGGCTGGACCGCCTGTCCTCGTTCTGGAAGAAGCCCGAACCGGTGAAGGGCCTGTACTTCTGGGGCGGTGTCGGCCGAGGCAAGACCTTCCTGGTGGACCTGTTCTACGACGGCCTGCCGATCAAGCAGAAGTACCGCACGCACTTCCACCGCTTCATGCGCAGCGTCCACGAGCGCCTGCGCGAACACCAGGGGCAGAGCGACCCGCTGGCGAAGATCGCCCAGGAATGGCGCAGCAACCTGCGCGTGCTGGTGCTGGACGAGTTCTTCGTCACCGACATCGGCGATGCCATGCTGCTGGCGCGGCTGCTCGAACGCCTGTTCGCCGAAGGCGTGACCCTGGTGACCACCTCCAATACGGCAGTGGAGAACCTGTACCTCAACGGCCTGCAGCGCGAGAGCTTCATGCCGGCCATCGGCCTGCTGCAGCGCTACTGCGTGGAGCTGTACGCCGAGGGCACCGAGGATTACCGCATGCGCGCGCTGACCCGTTCGCCGGTCTACCGCGCGCCGCTGGCCGCCGACAGCGATGGCTGGCTGGCCAGCCGCTGGGGTGAACTGAGTGGCGGGCAGCCGGCCAAGGCCGGCAACATCGAGATCGAAGGCCGCAAGATTCCGGTGCGCGGCCGCGGCAAGAGCATTGCCTGGTTTGATTTCGCCGCCCTGTGCGAAGGCCCGCGCGGCCCGTCGGATTACATCGAGATCGCGCACGAGTTCAACACGGTGCTGCTGGGCGACATTCCCGCCTTCGACCGCCTGAATGAAGATGCCGCGCGTCGCTTCGTCAACCTGATCGACGAGCTGTACGACCGCCACGTCAACCTGGTCTGCACCGCCAGCACCTCGCCGGTGGAACTGTATGCCGGCGAGCGCCTGCAGGGCGCCTTCGAGCGCACCGCCTCGCGCCTGATTGAAATGCAGAGCGCCGAGTACCTGGGCACCCCGCACCGGGCGTAAGCGCGGTGCGTCGCGGATGGATGCGTTGCCGGCCAGCGGCCGGCACTACCATGCCGCGGTCCCGGTAGTGCCGGCCGCTGGCCGGCATCAGACCCTCGGCTATCGGCTCGGCGCCACCGCATCGCTCTGCGGCTGCTCGCGCGCGCTGGCTGCCGCCTGCAGGGTGTCGCCACGTTCGATCAACCGCAGCGGCTGCCCCTGGTAGCGCACTTCCAGCGCATCGTGGGCCTCGGCCACGGCCGCCACCAGCGGGCACAGGGCCTGCGCGCGGGCTTCGATGCGCTCGGCGCGGCCTTCCAGCTGCTGCTCCATCTGCGCATCCAGGCGATCGGCGCGCTCTTCCATCGCATCGCTGCGGCCGGTGACCATCTGCCACAGCATGCTGCGCGCGATGGACGCCGACAGCGACTCGGCCATGTCCTGCACCCTGGCCTCGAACCCCGGCCCGAACACCGCCTGTTCCCAGTAGCCCTTGCCCAGGGTGCTGCCGATCCAGTCATCGGCCTGCCGCCGCAGGCGCCGCACCTTGCGGCTGTTGGCAGTGCCGGTGAGGCTTTCATAGACTCCATCAAGCACGTCGAAGCTCAGCCCGCTCACTTCATGCGCCAGCGCCGTGGCCGCCGGCATCAGCTGCCGCGCCCCGGCTTCCATCTGCCGCAGGCGGGCTGCATCGGCCTCGCTGACCGGCACCACCGTGTTGTCCAGGCTCAGTACGCCATCGTGGAACACCACCTCATGCGGCGCCTGTGGGCCATGCCGCAACCAGATGCCGCCGCTGTCCACCAGCACGTCGTAGTCGGTGCGCATGCCGCATTGGTCCGCGCGCAGCGTCGGGGCGTCGGCGGCCATCACCGGGGCGGTGGCCAGGCCGGCCAGCAGGGCCAGGGCGGGGAGGGGCAGACGCATGGTGGAATCCTTTCCGATCAGTGCAGGTCCCCAGCATCGCGCGCCAGGGCGGTGCCGTCACTGGCCGGAAGTCACTGTCCGGGTGTGCATCCATCGGCCATACCGGCTTTCCCACCGGCTGCCCACCCTCTATCCACAGGGTTGTCCCTAGCCAGCTTCATCACTGTCATGTGAAGCTGTCATTGTTCCGTTTCCGCAGCACGTTGTACCGCCGATGTGACGCCTTCCGGGCTTGACTGCGCAGCCCGTTCCGGCAGGTCCAAAGCGTCCGGACACGGCGTCGATGGCATGATCCTTGCGCCGCAAGGGATTACCAAATTTCACTACATTTGGCGTTGACGGCCCCCATCACCCCCACTATCTTGTGGCCGTCGGTCGCAGCTACCCCAACTCCCGGGTCCGCAGCGGGTCCACCACGGTACCCGCCAGCGATCGCCAACCGGCAGCGGAAGGCGCAGGGTCTCACCTCCTGCGACGCCGTCCTGCCACCCTGGGCTGTCATGTCCCGGGCTGCGTCACCCCCGATGCATCGAGCACCCCTACATCACGCCAAGAGGACACACGCCGTGACCACCGAATCCAGCGCCACCATCGAGAAGGAAAGCGAGTTCCTGCTGACGTCGCCGCCGACGGCCAACGCGATGAGCGTGACCAAGCGCAACGGCACGACCGAGCTGGTGGACCTGAACAAGATCGTGCGCGCAGTGCAGCGTTCCTCCGAAGGCCTGCACGCCGTCGATCCGATGCGCGTGGCCACCCGTACCATCTCCGGCCTGTACAACGGCGCCACCACCCGCGAACTGGACGAACTGTCCATCCGCACCGCCGCCCTGCTGATCGGTGAAGAGCCCGAGTACGGCCGCCTGGCCGCGCGCCTGCTGGCCAACTACATCGCCAAGGAAGTGTCGGGCCAGGAAATCTACGCCTTCTCGCAGTCGGTCAGCCGTGGCCACGAAGTGGGCCTGATCAACGACCGCCTGCTGAACTTCGTGCAGACCAACGCACGCAAGCTCAACGATGCCATCGACATCTCGCTGGACCTGAACTTCGATTACTTCGGCCTGCGTACCCTGTACGACCGCTACCTGCTGCGCCATCCGCACACCCGCAAGGTCATCGAGACCCCGCAGCAGTTCTTCCTGCGCATCGCCAGCGCGCTGAGCGAAGACGTGTCCGAGACCCTGGCGCTGTACAAGCGCATGGGCAACCTGGACTACCTGCCGTCCAGCCCGACCCTGTTCAATTCCGGCACCACCCACGAGCAGCTGTCCTCGTGCTTCCTGCTGGATTCGCCGCAGGATTCGCTGGAATCGATCTACTCCAAGTACGGCGACATCGCCCAGCTGTCCAAGTTCTCCGGCGGCATCGGCGTCAGCTACACCCGCGTGCGTTCGCGTGGTTCGCTCATCAAGTCCACCAACGGCCATTCCAACGGCATCGTGCCGTGGCTGAAGACCATGGATTCGTCCGTGGCGGCGGTAAACCAGGGCGGCAAGCGCAAGGGCGCGGCCTGCGTCTACCTGGAAACCTGGCACGCCGACATCGAGGATTTCCTCGAACTGCGTGACAACACCGGTGACGAAGCCCGCCGTACCCACAACCTGAACCTGGCCAACTGGGTGCCGGACCTGTTCATGAAGCGCGTCGAGGCCGACCAGGAATGGTCGCTGTTCGATCCGCGCGTCGTGCCGGAATTCACCGACCTGTTCGGCGAAGCCTTCGAGGCTGCCTACCTGCAGGCCGAAGCCCAGGGCAAGGCCAACCGCACCATCTCCGCCCGCAAGCTGTACGCCCGCATGATGCGTACCCTGGCCGAGACCGGTAACGGCTGGATGACCTTCAAGGACAAGTGCAACCGCGCCAGCAACCAGACCCTGCGTCCGGGCAACGTGATCCACCTGTCCAACCTGTGCACGGAAATCCTGGAAGTCACCTCCAACGATGAAACCGCCGTGTGCAACCTGGGTTCGATCAACCTGGGCAACCACTTCGACGAGCACAACGAGTTCGACTTCGAGAAGCTGGCCGAGACCGTGCGCCTGGCCGTGCGCCAGCTCGACCGCGTCATCGACCTGAACTTCTACCCGATCGAAACCGCCCGCCGCGCCAACCTGCGCTGGCGTCCGGTCGGCCTGGGCTGCATGGGCCTGCAGGACGTGTTCTTCCGCAAGCGCCTGCCGTTCGACAGCGCCGAAGCCCGCGCCCTGTCGAAGAAGATTGCCGAAACCATCTACTTCCACGCCCTGGAAACCTCCTCGGAGCTGGCCCAGGAACGCGGCAAGCACCCGTCGTTCAACGACACCCGTGCCGCCAGCGGCGAACTGCAGTTCGACGCCTGGAACGTGGTGCCCGAAGACACCGCACGCTGGGATGCCCTGCGCGCACGCATCAAGGAACACGGCCTGCGCAACTCGCTGATGATCGCGATTGCTCCGACCGCCACCATCGCTTCGATCGCCGGTTGCTACGAGTGCGTCGAACCGCAGGTGTCCAACCTGTTCAAGCGCGAAACCCTGTCCGGTGACTTCCTGCAGGTCAACCGCTACCTGGTGAACGAGCTGAAGAAGCTGGGCCTGTGGACCGCCGATATGCGCGATGCCATCAAGCTGGCCGAAGGTTCCATCGCCGGCGTGGCGCAGATTCCGGAAGCCCTGCGCGAGGTCTACCGCACCGCGTGGGAACTGCCGATGCGTTCGCTGATCGACATGGCCGCCGAGCGTGGCGCCTTCATCGACCAGTCGGCCTCGCTCAACCTGTTCATGGAAAGCCCGAACATCGGCGCGATGTCCTCCATGTACATGTACGCCTGGAAGCAGGGCATCAAGACCACCTACTACCTGCGTTCGCGCCCGGCCACCAAGATCGCCAAGACCACGGTGAGCAGCGCAGCCCCGGCCAAGGTGTTCACCCCGGACGAAGCCATCGCCTGCTCGCTGGAAAACCCGGAAGCCTGCGAGGCCTGCCAGTAACGCCGTGCGGTAGTGCCGGCCGCTGGCCGGCAACCCCGCGGTAGGTGCCGACCGTTGGTCGGCACTGCTGCTCGAATACGGAAACACCAAGGTAGCGCCGGGCCACGCCCGGCGTTTTGACCCGAGAAGACAAGGAAACACCCATGGCCGACACGCCCAAGCAGATGCTGCTCGATCCCGGTTTTGAACTGACCCTGCGCCCGATGCGCTACCCGCAGTTCTATGACATGTACCGGAACGCGATCAAGAACACCTGGACGGTGGAAGAGATCAACTTCCAGATCGACATCACCGACCTGCACAGCAAGATGTCGCCGGGTGAGCGTCACCTGATCCACCGCCTGGTCGCGTTCTTCGCCACCGGCGATTCGATCGTGTCCAACAACCTGGTGCTGAACCTGTACCAGCACTTGAACGCGCCCGAAGCGCGCATGTACCTGTCGCGCCAGCTGTACGAAGAAGCGCTGCACGTGCAGTTCTACCTGACCCTGCTCGACAACTACCTGCCGGATCCGGAGGAGCGCGTCAAAGCCTTCGCCGCGGTGGAAAACATCGACTCGATCAAGAAGAAGGCCGACTTCT
Above is a genomic segment from Stenotrophomonas sp. ESTM1D_MKCIP4_1 containing:
- a CDS encoding carboxyl transferase domain-containing protein, whose product is MTVLTSQLQPGSETFESNRAAMQAVVDDLHATLARTALGGNEAARTKHTARGKLLVRDRIDALLDPGSAFLEIAPLAAHGMYDDAVPAAGVVAGIGRVSGVECLIVANDATVKGGTYYPMTVKKHLRAQEIAEQNHLPCIYLVDSGGAFLPLQDEVFPDRDHFGRIFYNQANLSAQGIPQIACVMGSCTAGGAYVPAMSDETVIVREQGTIFLGGPPLVKAATGEVVTAEELGGADVHTRISGVADHMADNDLQALARVRAIIAQLNWRKPEPAMAVQQSEEPLLPAHDLYGVIPADTRKPYDVREVIARLVDGSRFDEFKPRYGATLVTGFAHLNGYPIGIIANNGILFSESALKGAHFIELCTQRNIPLVFLQNITGFMVGRKYEQGGIAKDGAKLVMAVACAKVPRFTVVIGGSFGAGNYGMCGRAYSPNFLWMWPNARIGVMGGEQAASVLATVKRDGIEAKGGQWPAAEEDAFKSPIRDQFEQQGHPYYASARLWDDGVIDPADTRRVLALALSASLNAAPQQTRFGVFRM
- a CDS encoding isovaleryl-CoA dehydrogenase, with the translated sequence MHVPSLNFDLGEEIDLLRQSVAHFAAAEVAPLAAEADASNQFPLALWPKLGEQGLLGLTVEEAYGGTGMGYLAHVVAMEEISRASGGIGLSYGAHSNLCVNQLRKNGSEEQKQRFLPDLCSGAKVGALAMSEPGAGSDVVSMKLRADKRGDRYVLNGNKMWITNGPDADVLVVYAKTDMEAGAKGITAFLVEKGTKGFSTAQKLDKLGMRSSPTCELVFQDCEVPEENVLGQVGGGVRVLMSGLDYERVVLSGGPLGLMAAAMDVVMPYVHERHQFGEAIGSFQLIQAKIADMYVGLGACRAYVYAVARACDQGRTTRQDAAGAILYAAEKATWLTGQAIQILGGNGYINEYPTGRLWRDAKLYEIGAGTSEIRRMLIGRELFQRTL
- a CDS encoding TetR/AcrR family transcriptional regulator — its product is MAYKRSALMEERLAGARERILLATRELVAAGGWRNAPVTAVATQAGVSTGLIYRHFPSKAELFVEVLNAAVAHEVEIMERIASGPEVASERLRLAITAFVRRALAGPGLAHAFIVEPVDPDVEAERMRGRRAFGDVFLRLVEEGVAAGELPAQDAHATAACLVGAFTEAMVGPTAPSREAHRDEGALVDAICSFCLRAIGAPVTR
- a CDS encoding c-type cytochrome, producing MRNYDLEFLKRFSMVIALLAAITLGLILLAAYIHTRIPPEVSPTAAKRTEQRISPTGAVYAGSTGAAAQAAAKAAALAKAASQVAYGGTKDGKVIFDNLCTACHTTGVGQAPTLDHAHWDQRLAQGKDTLYKHAIEGYTGPDGGIMPPKGGNPALTEEQIHATVDWMLGNLK
- a CDS encoding ExeM/NucH family extracellular endonuclease, which codes for MRRRSLALALSLLLPATTFAQAQSQAAPTSTPSAARSKAPVVLTTAPADWRALDGQHVRIAAPLTLAGTDGLERFGQLTVAFDGRLWQPTEVAAPGTAGIEQVMADNQRRRLVLDDGSDARDPGSVPYLAGNPVLRTGMQLRNVEGIVRVDAQGRPSLQVQGTLKLPDLQRPAVPKVAGDLHIAAFNLENFFNGDGQGGGFPTLRGARTLDEHKAQVAKLVATISALDADIAALMELENDGYGLQSAIAELLAALNANLEPAQQWAMVDAGEGPGTNPIRVGIIYRRSQFKPLGGPLTKLDGPFAEHSRAPLAQAFQGNGAPFLVVANHFKSKGCRDASGADADQNDGQGCWNATRVESAHQLNQWVNAEAARLKVKDIVLLGDFNAYAQEDPIRTLHDLGWQDAFKVAKVEHPYSYVYNGYTGRLDHALLSPGMAKRLRGAAEWHSNADEQDASGYQGRNVPGPWRSSDHDPLLLGFGK
- a CDS encoding CocE/NonD family hydrolase — encoded protein: MHKPSFPVAPGETACLVLDGPVGPLEVVVDLPKADVPVQPIVAIICHPLSTEGGTLHNKVVTMAATTLRELGIATVRFNFRSVGSSAGSFDHGVGEQDDLKAVTAWVRSQRPDDRLWLAGFSFGSFVSLKAAGELQPEALISIAPPAGRWDFSGVQPPARWLVIQGEQDEIVDPQAVYQWLDTLGAPHELVRMPETSHFFHRKLIDLRGALTHGVKHWLGAAA
- the zapE gene encoding cell division protein ZapE; translation: MSEQALTPSQRYAAGVASGDWQDDPAQHAALAELDRIHLGLVDSAEDGWLDRLSSFWKKPEPVKGLYFWGGVGRGKTFLVDLFYDGLPIKQKYRTHFHRFMRSVHERLREHQGQSDPLAKIAQEWRSNLRVLVLDEFFVTDIGDAMLLARLLERLFAEGVTLVTTSNTAVENLYLNGLQRESFMPAIGLLQRYCVELYAEGTEDYRMRALTRSPVYRAPLAADSDGWLASRWGELSGGQPAKAGNIEIEGRKIPVRGRGKSIAWFDFAALCEGPRGPSDYIEIAHEFNTVLLGDIPAFDRLNEDAARRFVNLIDELYDRHVNLVCTASTSPVELYAGERLQGAFERTASRLIEMQSAEYLGTPHRA
- a CDS encoding DUF2884 family protein encodes the protein MRLPLPALALLAGLATAPVMAADAPTLRADQCGMRTDYDVLVDSGGIWLRHGPQAPHEVVFHDGVLSLDNTVVPVSEADAARLRQMEAGARQLMPAATALAHEVSGLSFDVLDGVYESLTGTANSRKVRRLRRQADDWIGSTLGKGYWEQAVFGPGFEARVQDMAESLSASIARSMLWQMVTGRSDAMEERADRLDAQMEQQLEGRAERIEARAQALCPLVAAVAEAHDALEVRYQGQPLRLIERGDTLQAAASAREQPQSDAVAPSR